A genomic region of Friedmanniella luteola contains the following coding sequences:
- a CDS encoding Fpg/Nei family DNA glycosylase, with amino-acid sequence MPEGHTIHRLARRHAKLFGGQTLHASSPQGRFDGGAALLDGRTLEGTDAYGKHLFHRYGRASAPGGEPSARAPRDDLYLHVHLGLYGKFTEGHLPAPEPRGALRLRLQGDVGYLDLRGPITCEVITRGEKDAVAAKLGPDPLRPGSDPALAQARLARSRTALGALLMNQTVLAGVGNVYRAEILFRHGVHPYLAGRDLDPVVWLDMWEDLVRLMRAGVRSGKIITTDPDDRERRSGPARRVDAHYVYRRTGEPCRRCDTPIAHAVMVTRNLFWCPRCQPEPRTDARGAGAELASAVDDATVTPDEDE; translated from the coding sequence GTGCCCGAAGGACATACGATCCACCGCCTGGCCCGACGGCACGCGAAGCTGTTCGGCGGTCAGACGCTGCACGCCTCGAGCCCGCAGGGCCGCTTCGACGGCGGCGCCGCCCTGCTCGACGGCCGCACCCTCGAGGGCACCGACGCCTACGGCAAGCACCTCTTCCACCGGTACGGGCGGGCCTCCGCCCCCGGCGGGGAGCCGAGCGCCCGCGCCCCCCGCGACGACCTGTACCTGCACGTCCACCTGGGCCTGTACGGCAAGTTCACCGAGGGCCACCTGCCCGCGCCGGAGCCCCGCGGCGCCCTCCGGCTGCGGCTGCAGGGCGACGTCGGCTACCTCGACCTGCGGGGACCGATCACCTGCGAGGTGATCACCCGCGGGGAGAAGGACGCCGTCGCCGCCAAGCTGGGGCCGGACCCGCTGCGGCCGGGGTCCGACCCGGCGCTGGCCCAGGCCAGGCTGGCGCGCAGCCGCACCGCGCTGGGCGCGCTGCTGATGAACCAGACCGTGCTGGCCGGGGTCGGCAACGTCTACCGCGCGGAGATCCTGTTCCGGCACGGCGTCCACCCCTACCTCGCGGGCCGCGACCTCGACCCGGTGGTCTGGCTGGACATGTGGGAGGACCTCGTCCGGCTGATGCGCGCCGGCGTGCGCAGCGGCAAGATCATCACCACCGACCCCGACGACCGGGAGCGCCGCTCGGGTCCCGCCCGCCGGGTCGACGCGCACTACGTCTACCGGCGGACCGGTGAGCCCTGCCGCCGCTGCGACACCCCGATCGCCCACGCGGTGATGGTGACCCGCAACCTCTTCTGGTGCCCGCGCTGCCAGCCCGAGCCGCGGACCGACGCCCGCGGGGCCGGCGCCGAGCTGGCCTCCGCGGTGGACGACGCGACGGTCACGCCGGACGAGGACGAGTGA
- a CDS encoding MogA/MoaB family molybdenum cofactor biosynthesis protein, with protein sequence MSGPTDGAGDAGLPEALVLTVSTRASAGVYEDRSGPVVVEALRALGFAVGDAVVVPDGDAVGDALRGAVAARRPLVITTGGTGLSPDDHTPEQTRSVVQREIPALAAEIARYGVDHGVPTALLSRGVAGVAGQTLVVNLPGSTGGARDGMAVLAPVLPHAVAQLRGADHPR encoded by the coding sequence GTGAGCGGTCCGACCGACGGGGCGGGCGACGCGGGCCTGCCGGAGGCGCTGGTGCTGACGGTCTCCACCCGGGCGTCGGCCGGCGTGTACGAGGACCGCTCGGGACCGGTCGTCGTGGAGGCGCTGCGGGCCCTCGGCTTCGCCGTCGGCGACGCGGTGGTGGTGCCCGACGGAGACGCCGTGGGTGACGCCCTGCGGGGTGCCGTCGCCGCCCGCCGGCCCCTGGTCATCACCACCGGCGGCACCGGCCTCAGCCCCGACGACCACACCCCGGAGCAGACCCGGAGCGTCGTGCAGCGGGAGATCCCGGCGCTGGCCGCCGAGATCGCCCGGTACGGCGTGGACCACGGGGTGCCGACGGCGCTGCTCAGCCGTGGCGTCGCCGGCGTCGCTGGTCAGACCCTGGTGGTCAACCTCCCCGGTTCGACCGGGGGAGCCCGCGACGGGATGGCCGTGCTGGCCCCCGTCCTGCCGCACGCCGTGGCCCAGCTGCGTGGTGCCGACCATCCCCGGTGA
- the moaC gene encoding cyclic pyranopterin monophosphate synthase MoaC, with translation MAETPFPHLTATGQARMVDVSAKEVSARSATAAGRVRLSAACVAALRDGSVPKGDALAVARIAGIQGAKRTPDLVPLCHPLSISGVDVTAEVTDDGVELTATVRTTDRTGVEMEALTAVSTAALTVVDMIKALDRAAVITDIRVLAKSGGRRGDWQRAEEER, from the coding sequence ATGGCCGAGACGCCGTTCCCGCACCTGACCGCGACCGGCCAGGCGCGGATGGTCGACGTGTCGGCCAAGGAGGTGTCGGCGCGCAGCGCGACCGCGGCCGGCCGGGTCCGGTTGAGCGCGGCGTGCGTCGCCGCCCTGCGGGACGGCTCGGTGCCCAAGGGCGACGCGCTGGCCGTGGCGCGGATCGCCGGCATCCAGGGGGCGAAGCGGACCCCCGACCTGGTGCCGCTCTGCCACCCGCTCTCGATCAGCGGGGTCGACGTGACGGCGGAGGTCACCGACGACGGCGTCGAGCTGACCGCCACCGTGCGGACCACGGACCGCACCGGCGTCGAGATGGAGGCGCTGACCGCCGTGAGCACAGCCGCGCTGACCGTCGTGGACATGATCAAGGCCCTCGACCGGGCCGCGGTGATCACCGACATCCGCGTGCTGGCGAAGTCGGGCGGCCGGCGCGGGGACTGGCAGCGCGCGGAGGAGGAGCGGTGA
- a CDS encoding DJ-1/PfpI family protein yields the protein MSSHLTRIARAAIAAALMLLTLSGLAVAGVVRSTSQSHAATPGGASPDRPPDRPSSGGRLVVAVALGASGTVGSDALAPFEVFASSPAFSVYTVAASAAPAPVDGGPAIVPTYTFADVAAGRATRPDVVVVPAVDDPDGEAEAPLRAWVVEQSQRGARILSVCAGARLLAATGLLEGRTATSHWSRISALTEQHPETRWVDGERYVDDGSITTTAGITSGIPGALHLVDQLAGTPEAVRVGRLVHYPNWSPTASTTIPVQSLTAADLPVALDLAVPWFRPTLGLALADGVSELDVASAFEVYSNSYAARAIAIATGSTVTTRHGVVLAAHPLADAPPLDRVVVPATSDGTAGGTQIRGWAAQQGLPVDALRGPGGDAGFDGGLEYLAATAGRATAVSAAKMIDYPTDTLELAEGTAGLRVPLLVVLGLLLAGAVGFVPTLVRRSVRRSAEPPATRPPRPRPPAVGRPSTTRPPADVVVPS from the coding sequence ATGTCGTCCCACCTCACGCGCATCGCCCGGGCCGCCATCGCGGCCGCCCTGATGCTGCTGACCCTGTCCGGGCTCGCGGTCGCCGGCGTCGTCCGCAGCACCAGCCAGAGCCACGCGGCGACACCCGGCGGAGCCAGTCCCGACAGACCGCCCGACCGGCCATCATCGGGTGGGCGCCTCGTCGTCGCCGTCGCCCTCGGAGCCTCCGGAACCGTCGGCAGCGACGCCCTCGCACCGTTCGAGGTGTTCGCCAGCTCGCCGGCGTTCTCCGTCTACACCGTGGCGGCCAGTGCCGCACCGGCGCCCGTCGACGGCGGCCCGGCCATCGTCCCGACCTACACCTTCGCCGATGTCGCCGCAGGCCGGGCGACGAGGCCGGACGTCGTCGTCGTCCCGGCCGTCGACGACCCGGACGGCGAGGCGGAGGCCCCGCTGCGAGCCTGGGTGGTCGAGCAGTCGCAGCGCGGTGCGCGGATCCTCTCGGTCTGCGCCGGCGCGCGGCTGCTGGCCGCCACCGGGCTGCTGGAGGGGCGGACCGCCACCAGCCACTGGTCGCGGATCAGCGCCCTGACGGAGCAGCACCCCGAGACGCGCTGGGTGGACGGCGAACGGTACGTCGACGACGGATCGATCACCACCACCGCGGGGATCACCTCCGGCATCCCCGGCGCCCTCCACCTCGTCGACCAGCTGGCCGGCACCCCGGAAGCTGTCCGCGTCGGCCGGCTCGTCCACTACCCGAACTGGTCACCCACCGCGTCGACGACGATCCCGGTGCAGTCCCTCACCGCCGCCGACCTGCCGGTCGCCCTCGACCTCGCCGTGCCCTGGTTCCGACCGACCCTCGGCCTGGCGCTCGCCGACGGCGTCAGCGAGCTCGACGTCGCCAGCGCCTTCGAGGTGTACTCCAACTCCTACGCCGCCCGTGCGATCGCCATCGCCACCGGCAGCACCGTCACCACCCGGCACGGGGTCGTCCTGGCGGCCCATCCCCTCGCCGACGCCCCTCCTCTGGACCGGGTCGTGGTGCCGGCCACCAGCGACGGCACCGCCGGCGGAACCCAGATCCGCGGCTGGGCCGCCCAGCAGGGACTGCCGGTCGACGCGCTGCGGGGACCGGGCGGCGACGCCGGGTTCGACGGGGGCCTGGAGTACCTGGCGGCGACCGCCGGTCGCGCGACCGCGGTGTCCGCGGCCAAGATGATCGACTACCCGACCGACACCCTGGAGCTGGCCGAGGGCACCGCCGGGCTGCGGGTGCCGCTGCTGGTGGTGCTCGGCCTGCTGCTGGCCGGGGCCGTCGGCTTCGTTCCCACCCTTGTCCGCCGCTCTGTGCGCCGCAGCGCAGAACCTCCCGCGACGCGGCCGCCCCGACCCCGACCCCCGGCCGTCGGCCGTCCATCCACCACCCGCCCACCCGCCGATGTCGTGGTGCCGTCATGA
- the glp gene encoding gephyrin-like molybdotransferase Glp, giving the protein MPLFGRKKSDDPAPLDRTREPLPPPPEPGPSGLRTLDDHRDYLLSCLEPLPAFSQHVLDALGLSLCEDVYAPISMPRFDNSAMDGYAVRAVDVEAAGDESPVSLPVVGEVAAGQDALHRLSPGTAIKIMTGAPLPAGADAVVPYEATDRGSSDVRVYAPSTAGQHVRYVGEDVEAGTHLFSVGQQLGPRDIGLLAGIGHDQVLVRPRPRVAVVSTGTELVEPGLELGNDHQIYDSNSYLLAAAARQAGAHVFRVGLVSDDPEQVKQLITDQLVRADLVVSTGGVSQGDYDVVKAVMPELGATDFTQVAMQPGKPQGFGLVGDDRTPMIMLPGNPVSAFVSFEAFVRPAIRRLMGVTPYTRPTVRARVTHPVSSAPGRRQLARGIVTVDEDGTRLVELAGGHGSHLMADLARANALVVLPEDVTAVEAGEDVDVWLLDEVA; this is encoded by the coding sequence ATGCCCCTGTTCGGCCGCAAGAAGAGTGACGACCCGGCTCCGCTGGACCGGACCCGCGAGCCGCTGCCCCCGCCGCCCGAGCCCGGGCCGTCCGGCCTGCGCACGCTCGACGACCACCGCGACTACCTGCTGAGCTGCCTCGAGCCGCTGCCCGCCTTCAGCCAGCACGTGCTCGACGCGCTGGGGCTCAGCCTGTGCGAGGACGTCTACGCGCCGATCAGCATGCCGCGCTTCGACAACTCCGCGATGGACGGCTACGCGGTCCGCGCCGTCGACGTCGAGGCCGCCGGGGACGAGAGCCCGGTGAGCCTGCCCGTCGTCGGTGAGGTCGCCGCCGGCCAGGACGCCCTGCACCGGCTGTCGCCGGGCACGGCGATCAAGATCATGACCGGCGCCCCGCTGCCCGCGGGCGCCGACGCCGTCGTCCCCTACGAGGCCACGGACCGCGGCAGCAGCGACGTCCGCGTCTACGCACCCAGCACCGCCGGGCAGCACGTCCGCTACGTCGGTGAGGACGTCGAGGCCGGGACGCACCTCTTCTCCGTCGGCCAGCAGCTCGGCCCCCGCGACATCGGCCTGCTGGCCGGCATCGGGCACGACCAGGTGCTGGTCCGGCCGCGGCCACGGGTCGCCGTCGTGAGCACCGGCACCGAGCTGGTGGAGCCCGGCCTGGAACTGGGCAACGACCACCAGATCTACGACTCGAACTCCTACCTGCTGGCTGCTGCCGCCCGGCAGGCCGGCGCCCACGTCTTCCGGGTCGGCCTGGTCAGCGACGACCCCGAGCAGGTCAAGCAGCTGATCACCGACCAGCTGGTGCGCGCCGACCTCGTCGTCAGCACCGGCGGCGTCAGCCAGGGCGACTACGACGTCGTCAAGGCGGTGATGCCGGAGCTGGGAGCCACCGACTTCACCCAGGTCGCCATGCAGCCGGGCAAGCCGCAGGGCTTCGGGCTGGTCGGCGACGACCGGACGCCGATGATCATGCTGCCGGGCAACCCGGTCAGCGCGTTCGTCTCCTTCGAGGCCTTCGTCCGGCCTGCGATCCGCCGGCTGATGGGCGTCACCCCCTACACCCGACCGACGGTCCGCGCCCGCGTCACCCACCCGGTCAGCTCGGCGCCCGGACGGCGGCAGCTGGCCCGCGGCATCGTCACCGTGGACGAGGACGGGACCCGGCTGGTCGAGCTGGCCGGCGGGCACGGCTCGCACCTGATGGCCGACCTGGCCCGGGCCAACGCGCTGGTGGTGCTGCCCGAGGACGTCACCGCCGTCGAGGCGGGCGAGGACGTGGACGTCTGGCTGCTGGACGAGGTCGCCTGA
- a CDS encoding GNAT family N-acetyltransferase, with amino-acid sequence MSGRHHWPVTLRHGPVRLAPMRTRDRADWERVRRANASWLRPWEATLPPGGHAGPATYAGLVRTLSRQAREGRMLPWLVFWDGDGRGRPQLAGQLTVSGIVGGSAAWGQIGYWVDERLAGRGIIPTAVALAVDYCFEVMHLHRIEIAIRPENDKSLRVVTKLGFRPEGLRPRYLHIDGDWRDHLVFALNAEEVPGGLLQRWESLRPR; translated from the coding sequence ATGTCCGGCCGGCACCACTGGCCGGTGACGCTCCGGCACGGGCCGGTCCGGCTCGCCCCGATGCGGACGCGCGACCGGGCCGACTGGGAGCGCGTGCGGCGGGCGAACGCGAGCTGGCTGCGGCCCTGGGAGGCGACGCTGCCGCCCGGCGGCCACGCCGGTCCCGCGACGTACGCAGGGCTGGTGCGGACGCTGTCGCGGCAGGCCCGGGAGGGTCGGATGCTGCCCTGGTTGGTCTTCTGGGACGGCGACGGCCGCGGCCGGCCGCAGCTCGCCGGACAGCTGACGGTCAGCGGCATCGTCGGGGGCTCGGCGGCCTGGGGCCAGATCGGCTACTGGGTGGACGAGCGCCTGGCCGGCCGCGGCATCATCCCCACGGCCGTGGCGCTGGCCGTCGACTACTGCTTCGAGGTCATGCACCTGCACCGGATCGAGATCGCCATCCGGCCGGAGAACGACAAGAGCCTGCGGGTGGTGACCAAGCTGGGGTTCCGGCCCGAAGGCCTGCGGCCCCGCTACCTGCACATCGACGGCGACTGGCGCGACCACCTGGTGTTCGCGCTGAACGCCGAGGAGGTCCCGGGCGGCCTGCTGCAGCGGTGGGAGAGCCTGCGTCCCCGCTGA
- a CDS encoding 5-formyltetrahydrofolate cyclo-ligase, with translation MPATAADDDALSGAKQVLRHAVQLRRESRRPEQRTADDEARLAVVDEALATTLPRTVAAYLSTGVEPGTLQLVGWLAAHGVEVLLPVLSLGPAPAWAPYGGPDALRLGRHGILEPTTGPLPDGGLSRAELVLCPGLAANRRGDRLGRGGGWYDRALVSADPGAPVWVLLNADEVLETIPAQAWDRPVDAIVTPEALLPCVR, from the coding sequence GTGCCCGCGACCGCTGCCGACGACGACGCCCTGAGCGGGGCGAAGCAGGTGCTCCGGCACGCCGTCCAGCTGCGCCGCGAGAGCCGCCGCCCCGAGCAGCGGACGGCGGACGACGAGGCCCGGCTGGCCGTCGTCGACGAGGCCCTGGCCACCACCCTGCCGCGCACCGTCGCCGCCTACCTCTCCACCGGGGTCGAGCCGGGGACCCTGCAGCTGGTCGGCTGGCTGGCGGCCCACGGGGTGGAGGTCCTGCTGCCCGTGCTGAGCCTCGGTCCCGCGCCGGCGTGGGCACCGTACGGCGGTCCGGACGCCCTGCGGCTGGGTCGGCACGGGATCCTCGAGCCGACCACCGGCCCGCTGCCCGACGGCGGCCTGTCCCGCGCCGAGCTGGTGCTGTGCCCGGGGCTGGCCGCGAACCGGCGCGGCGACCGGCTGGGCCGGGGCGGCGGCTGGTACGACCGGGCGCTGGTGTCGGCGGACCCGGGCGCGCCGGTCTGGGTGCTGCTCAACGCCGACGAGGTGCTCGAGACCATCCCCGCCCAGGCGTGGGACCGGCCGGTCGACGCCATCGTGACGCCCGAGGCGCTGCTGCCCTGCGTGCGCTGA
- a CDS encoding glycoside hydrolase family 13 protein: MTAANSAPTSHDRDWWRQAVVYQVYPRSFADSNGDGIGDLPGLTSRMDYLADLGVDAVWLSPFYPSALADGGYDVADYRDVAPELGTLADFDALVAAAKARGLKVVVDIVPNHTSDLHVWFQEALASPPGSAARARYIFRDGLGPDGAEPPSDWISHFGGPAWTRVPDGQWYCHLFAPEQPDLDWGNPEVHEDFLTTLRFWADRGVDGYRVDVAHALAKDLSEPLRSKPTLEDEGVPLDGTDPLYDRDEVHEIYAEWRREVFDRYDPPRTAVAEAFAPSERRALYARPTELGQAFNFDLLKADFGAEDFRTVIDFCLGEAERAGSSTTWVLSNHDVVRHATRYGLPRGVDLDAWLMGEGQVPPLDEAQGLRRARAATLLMLALPGSSYLYQGEELGLHEVADIPLGALQDPIWLRTLNTKKGRDGARVPLPWSDEGASYGFGSGAAWLPQPAAFSRTAVSAQRGAAGSTLELYTQALRLRRTLQGPESLTWLPAGDEVLHLERPGGWHCVMNFGSDPAPLPEGQLLLSSAAAPVVDQLPGETTVWLTRPRPA; this comes from the coding sequence GTGACCGCAGCCAACTCCGCCCCGACGAGCCACGACCGCGACTGGTGGCGCCAGGCCGTCGTCTACCAGGTCTACCCGCGCAGCTTCGCCGACAGCAACGGCGACGGCATCGGCGACCTGCCCGGCCTCACCTCGCGGATGGACTACCTGGCCGACCTCGGCGTGGACGCCGTCTGGTTGAGCCCGTTCTACCCCTCGGCCCTCGCCGACGGCGGCTACGACGTCGCCGACTACCGCGACGTCGCCCCCGAGCTGGGCACGCTGGCCGACTTCGACGCCCTGGTGGCGGCGGCGAAGGCGCGCGGGCTCAAGGTCGTCGTCGACATCGTCCCCAACCACACCTCGGACCTGCACGTCTGGTTCCAGGAGGCGCTGGCGTCCCCGCCCGGCTCCGCCGCCCGCGCGCGCTACATCTTCCGCGACGGGCTGGGCCCCGACGGCGCCGAGCCGCCGTCGGACTGGATCTCCCACTTCGGCGGTCCCGCGTGGACACGGGTGCCGGACGGCCAGTGGTACTGCCACCTCTTCGCGCCCGAGCAGCCGGACCTCGACTGGGGCAACCCCGAGGTGCACGAGGACTTCCTCACCACGCTGCGCTTCTGGGCCGACCGTGGCGTCGACGGCTACCGGGTCGACGTCGCGCACGCGCTGGCCAAGGACCTGTCCGAGCCGCTGCGCAGCAAGCCGACGCTGGAGGACGAGGGCGTGCCCCTCGACGGCACCGACCCGCTGTACGACCGCGACGAGGTGCACGAGATCTACGCCGAGTGGCGCCGGGAGGTCTTCGACCGCTACGACCCGCCGCGCACCGCCGTCGCCGAGGCCTTCGCGCCGTCGGAGCGCCGGGCGCTGTACGCCCGTCCCACCGAGCTCGGCCAGGCGTTCAACTTCGACCTCCTCAAGGCCGACTTCGGCGCCGAGGACTTCCGCACGGTGATCGACTTCTGCCTCGGTGAGGCCGAGCGGGCCGGCTCGTCCACCACCTGGGTGCTGTCCAACCACGACGTCGTCCGGCACGCCACCCGCTACGGGCTGCCGCGGGGCGTCGACCTGGACGCCTGGCTGATGGGCGAGGGCCAGGTGCCGCCGCTCGACGAGGCGCAGGGGCTGCGGCGGGCCCGGGCGGCGACGCTGCTGATGCTGGCCCTGCCCGGCTCGTCCTACCTCTACCAGGGGGAGGAGCTCGGCCTCCACGAGGTGGCCGACATCCCGCTCGGCGCGCTGCAGGACCCGATCTGGCTGCGGACGCTCAACACCAAGAAGGGCCGCGACGGCGCCCGGGTCCCACTGCCCTGGTCCGACGAGGGCGCCTCCTACGGGTTCGGCTCCGGCGCGGCCTGGCTGCCGCAGCCGGCCGCGTTCTCCCGGACCGCGGTCTCGGCGCAGCGCGGCGCCGCCGGCTCCACGCTGGAGCTGTACACGCAGGCGCTGCGGCTGCGGCGCACCCTGCAGGGACCGGAGTCGCTGACCTGGCTGCCGGCCGGGGACGAGGTGCTGCACCTCGAGCGCCCGGGCGGCTGGCACTGCGTGATGAACTTCGGCAGCGACCCGGCGCCGCTGCCCGAGGGTCAGCTGCTGCTGAGCAGCGCGGCCGCCCCGGTCGTCGACCAGCTGCCGGGGGAGACGACGGTCTGGCTCACTCGTCCTCGTCCGGCGTGA
- a CDS encoding helix-turn-helix transcriptional regulator — protein MLHGRDPERARLAQLLAAARAGQASSVLVRGEAGMGKSALLDDTAVCASGFRVLRTAGLEAESALAFAALHRLLRPASDRVAAVPAPQRRALRVAFGEEDGGRLDPFLVALGTLTLLTELGETEPVLCLVDDLPWLDAASRDALLFVARRLLAERVVIVFAARDDEARSFLSPLDVPELSLRPLAPAAVRSLLEERAGAGVADPVVDALAARTGGNPLALVEAPGRLSAGQLSGTDLLPSELPLTERMERTFLDRCRRLSPEAQTLMLLAAADDSLHLAELRRAGRALGAGEVAFGEMERSGLLRVDGDLVQVRHPLVRSAVSQAATAAERRVAHAALAAALDHGAGAGAGADADRRTWHRAAAAEGADDAVAEELAATAARAESRGGHEAASLAYARAAELSTRDDQRAQRLLAAARNAYAAGRTDEAEALLTSARAVADERRLRAAIDRLRGRIEVAAGSAVDAHRIFITAARDVAAQSPVQALEMAAYAGVLRSHGIDSGAALPPGTLSSFVEPDDAPRVRCLKLLLEATDREADQDWAGAIGTLRTALSHGMAAEDRDVWANLGNLALHLGDDAAHRSFFIRMLAAARTDGAVMEVLYALHRLCFSQYAAGDWSAVRRSADEALSLARSIGQPAQTGTPLAWLTLLAALQGRDDYDDLHERATALLTHHRLGVMDGFVADVLRWARAVRAGLGGDAGESLHHFTRMRDGVLARLAATPRISAAVQAADPVLARAWTDEMERFAAASALPWAQAVACYGRALLAGTGEEATALFEGSLRHHAGAGRPFDAARAELAYGEHLRRAGRRVDAREHLKRALDAFRDLAADPLAERAAAELRASGETARRRDPSTLVQLTPTELRIAQLVREGMSNKDVAELCWISPRTVAFHLRNVFTKTGVTSRGELARLTLG, from the coding sequence GTGCTGCACGGCCGCGACCCGGAGCGAGCTCGGCTCGCCCAGCTGCTCGCGGCCGCGCGAGCCGGGCAGGCGTCCAGCGTGCTGGTCCGGGGCGAGGCCGGGATGGGGAAGTCGGCGCTGCTCGACGACACCGCCGTGTGCGCCTCCGGGTTCCGGGTGCTCCGGACGGCCGGGCTGGAGGCGGAGTCCGCGCTGGCGTTCGCGGCCCTGCACCGGCTCCTCCGTCCCGCGTCGGACCGGGTGGCTGCGGTGCCGGCTCCGCAGCGGCGGGCGCTGCGGGTGGCGTTCGGGGAGGAGGACGGGGGCCGTCTCGACCCGTTCCTGGTGGCCCTGGGAACGCTGACGCTGCTGACCGAGCTCGGCGAGACGGAGCCGGTGCTGTGTCTGGTCGACGACCTCCCCTGGCTCGACGCCGCCTCGCGTGACGCGCTGCTGTTCGTCGCCCGACGGCTGCTCGCCGAACGGGTTGTCATCGTGTTCGCCGCCCGCGACGACGAGGCGCGGTCGTTCCTCAGCCCCCTCGACGTGCCCGAGCTGTCGCTGCGGCCGTTGGCGCCCGCGGCGGTGCGGTCGTTGCTCGAGGAGCGCGCCGGCGCCGGCGTCGCGGACCCGGTGGTGGACGCGCTGGCGGCGCGCACCGGTGGGAACCCGCTGGCCCTGGTCGAGGCTCCCGGTCGGCTGAGCGCAGGCCAGCTGTCCGGGACCGACCTGCTGCCCTCCGAGCTGCCGCTCACCGAGCGGATGGAGCGGACCTTCCTCGACCGTTGCCGTCGGCTGTCCCCGGAGGCTCAGACGCTGATGCTGCTGGCGGCCGCGGACGACTCGCTCCACCTCGCCGAGCTGCGCCGCGCCGGCCGGGCGCTGGGGGCCGGCGAAGTCGCCTTCGGCGAGATGGAGCGCTCGGGCCTGCTGCGGGTCGACGGCGACCTCGTCCAGGTGCGTCACCCCCTGGTCCGCTCGGCGGTCTCCCAGGCCGCCACCGCCGCCGAGCGCCGGGTCGCCCACGCCGCACTCGCCGCGGCTCTCGACCACGGCGCCGGGGCTGGGGCCGGTGCGGACGCGGACCGGCGGACGTGGCACCGGGCCGCGGCGGCCGAGGGAGCCGATGACGCCGTCGCCGAGGAGCTCGCGGCCACCGCTGCCCGGGCCGAGAGTCGCGGCGGCCACGAAGCCGCCTCGCTGGCCTACGCCCGTGCTGCCGAGCTGAGCACCCGCGACGACCAGCGCGCGCAGCGGCTGCTCGCTGCGGCCCGCAACGCCTACGCGGCGGGCCGGACCGACGAGGCCGAGGCGCTCCTCACGTCCGCACGGGCGGTCGCCGACGAACGGCGCTTGCGGGCCGCGATCGACCGGCTCCGCGGGCGGATCGAGGTCGCGGCCGGGTCCGCCGTCGACGCGCACCGCATCTTCATCACCGCCGCCCGCGACGTCGCCGCCCAGAGCCCGGTCCAGGCTCTGGAGATGGCGGCGTACGCCGGGGTGCTGCGCAGCCACGGCATCGACAGCGGCGCCGCCCTGCCGCCGGGCACCCTGTCGTCCTTCGTCGAGCCGGACGACGCCCCGCGGGTGCGGTGCCTCAAGCTGCTGCTGGAGGCGACCGACCGCGAAGCGGACCAGGACTGGGCCGGGGCCATCGGCACGCTGAGGACCGCGCTGAGCCACGGCATGGCGGCGGAGGACCGCGACGTGTGGGCGAACCTGGGGAACCTGGCGCTGCACCTGGGTGACGACGCCGCCCACCGTTCCTTCTTCATCCGCATGCTGGCCGCAGCCCGGACCGACGGTGCCGTGATGGAGGTGCTGTACGCGCTGCACCGGCTGTGCTTCAGCCAGTACGCGGCCGGCGACTGGTCCGCCGTGCGCCGCTCAGCCGATGAGGCGTTGTCGCTGGCCCGCAGCATCGGCCAGCCGGCGCAGACCGGAACCCCCCTGGCCTGGCTGACCCTGCTGGCGGCGCTGCAGGGGCGCGATGACTACGACGACCTCCACGAGCGGGCCACCGCGCTCCTCACCCATCACCGACTGGGCGTGATGGACGGCTTCGTCGCCGATGTGCTGCGCTGGGCCCGCGCCGTGCGTGCGGGTCTGGGCGGCGATGCGGGCGAGTCCCTGCACCACTTCACCCGGATGCGCGACGGGGTGCTGGCCCGGCTGGCGGCCACGCCCCGCATCTCAGCCGCGGTCCAGGCCGCCGACCCTGTCCTCGCGCGGGCGTGGACCGACGAGATGGAGCGGTTTGCCGCGGCGAGCGCGCTGCCCTGGGCGCAGGCGGTGGCCTGCTACGGCCGCGCGTTGCTGGCCGGGACGGGGGAGGAGGCCACCGCGCTGTTCGAGGGCTCGCTGCGTCATCACGCGGGAGCGGGCCGTCCCTTTGACGCCGCGCGCGCCGAGCTGGCCTACGGTGAGCACCTGCGCCGTGCTGGACGTCGCGTCGACGCCCGGGAGCACCTGAAGCGGGCACTCGACGCCTTCCGGGACCTGGCCGCCGACCCGCTCGCGGAGCGAGCGGCGGCCGAGCTGCGCGCCTCCGGGGAGACGGCTCGCCGACGCGACCCCTCGACCCTGGTCCAGCTCACCCCCACCGAGCTGCGGATCGCCCAGCTGGTCCGTGAGGGGATGAGCAACAAGGACGTCGCCGAGCTCTGCTGGATCTCACCCCGCACGGTCGCGTTCCACCTCCGCAACGTCTTCACCAAGACCGGCGTCACCTCCCGCGGGGAGCTGGCCCGTCTCACCCTCGGCTGA
- a CDS encoding acylphosphatase gives MAVIRRRVVVTGRVQGVFFRDSTRREARRRRVSGWVTNREDGSVEAVFEGEPDAVDAMIAWTRRGPVRARVDRQTVTEEEPTGASGFAVV, from the coding sequence ATGGCTGTGATCCGCCGCCGGGTGGTCGTCACCGGGCGGGTGCAGGGCGTGTTCTTCCGCGACAGCACCCGCCGGGAGGCGCGCCGCCGGCGGGTCTCCGGCTGGGTGACCAACCGGGAGGACGGCAGCGTCGAGGCCGTCTTCGAGGGCGAGCCCGACGCCGTCGACGCGATGATCGCCTGGACCCGCCGGGGGCCGGTGAGGGCGCGGGTCGACCGCCAGACCGTCACCGAGGAGGAGCCGACCGGCGCTTCCGGGTTCGCGGTGGTCTGA